In Thermodesulfovibrionales bacterium, the following are encoded in one genomic region:
- the def gene encoding peptide deformylase produces the protein MALLEIKTYPEKVLARKASPVDKINGTLQRLCDDMIETMYAAPGVGLAAPQVGVSQRLIVIDVSHREDETIPLIVLINPEIAHTEGEVESEEGCLSLPGYVTTVKRAESVVVRGLNREGNLIEIEGKGLLSRALQHEIDHLNGRLLIDRISSIKREFFKKRFQKALSKA, from the coding sequence ATGGCACTGCTCGAAATCAAAACATATCCTGAAAAGGTGCTCGCGAGGAAGGCTTCTCCGGTTGATAAGATCAACGGCACGCTACAACGCCTCTGCGACGACATGATAGAGACGATGTACGCTGCGCCGGGTGTCGGACTCGCCGCGCCGCAGGTCGGCGTCTCACAGAGGCTGATCGTTATCGACGTGAGTCACCGGGAAGATGAAACAATCCCGCTCATCGTACTGATCAATCCAGAGATAGCTCATACGGAAGGCGAAGTGGAAAGCGAAGAGGGATGCCTCAGCCTCCCCGGTTACGTCACGACGGTGAAACGGGCTGAATCGGTTGTTGTTCGGGGATTGAACAGAGAGGGCAACCTCATTGAGATCGAGGGCAAAGGGCTTCTTTCCAGGGCATTGCAGCATGAGATCGACCATCTCAACGGCAGACTGCTCATCGACAGGATAAGCAGCATAAAGCGGGAGTTCTTTAAAAAACGCTTCCAGAAGGCCCTCTCAAAGGCTTAA